One stretch of Corynebacterium imitans DNA includes these proteins:
- a CDS encoding IclR family transcriptional regulator, with protein MKKRQVPAAHNVLRILALLSATDIPISASRIQRELDLPRSTTYHLLRELEDSGFVVRLESAGTYGLGLASYRMAQAYTTQQPLVRLATSPLERIAAIAGGSSHLSRLAGSEIVYLHEVRSPGAVSLVTEVGVRLSALSTASGRIMLAHLPETELRAVFNSSGERLRFRDYKEELAAYRRQGWASEREEVSRGQESVAVAVLDHLERPAAALAVTFSVGTANAEQLALELRHAAARLQAHFFGEL; from the coding sequence ATGAAAAAACGACAAGTCCCAGCTGCGCATAACGTTCTGCGCATTCTCGCTTTGCTGTCTGCTACTGATATTCCAATCTCCGCGTCACGCATCCAGCGGGAGCTTGACCTGCCGCGTTCGACCACCTACCACTTGTTGCGTGAGTTGGAGGATTCTGGTTTTGTCGTGCGCTTAGAATCGGCTGGTACGTACGGGCTGGGGTTGGCGTCTTACCGTATGGCGCAGGCGTACACCACACAGCAGCCATTGGTGCGGCTCGCGACGAGTCCGCTCGAACGGATCGCGGCGATCGCTGGTGGCTCGTCTCACTTGTCGCGTCTTGCTGGCTCGGAAATCGTGTATTTGCACGAAGTTCGTTCGCCGGGCGCCGTATCCCTGGTGACTGAAGTAGGGGTCCGCTTGTCCGCGCTGTCTACCGCCTCGGGCCGAATCATGTTGGCGCATTTGCCAGAGACAGAGCTACGAGCTGTCTTCAATTCTTCGGGTGAGCGACTCCGCTTTCGAGACTACAAAGAAGAACTTGCTGCTTATCGACGCCAAGGGTGGGCTAGCGAGCGTGAAGAAGTATCCCGAGGGCAGGAGTCTGTTGCGGTGGCGGTACTTGATCACCTGGAGCGACCGGCCGCAGCGCTTGCGGTCACATTTTCTGTAGGTACTGCGAATGCAGAGCAGCTTGCGTTAGAACTACGGCATGCGGCTGCGCGCCTACAAGCACACTTTTTCGGCGAGTTATGA
- a CDS encoding acyl-CoA dehydrogenase family protein has protein sequence MAGRYPNGDFYDFESELPAEEKEILYRVREWTQEKVLPIAVDYWNRSEFPHELLPSIGELNIISLVRGQGRSRLLAGLVAAEIHRADGSVGTFFSGQDGLFTGSIELLGSEEQKERWLDDLYAVRKTGVLAITEPEAGSDVAQGMRTTAKKVDGGWILNGAKRWIGNATFSDYVAVYARDPEDEQVKGFIVDTSAEGYKATLMENRIAIRAVQNADITLDNVFVPDSDKLEGANSFKDINKVFKSARSTVGWQAVGTQMGALDVALGYADERMQFGRKISSFQLNQDKLATMQGNLVASESMMAQLARMEERGSANNEQSALAKAFTSKLMRETVALGREIMGGNGLISDYRMAKIFNDAEAIYSYEGTYDINQLIVGRSITGESAFV, from the coding sequence ATGGCTGGCCGTTACCCGAATGGTGACTTCTACGACTTCGAAAGCGAACTCCCTGCAGAAGAGAAGGAGATTCTCTACCGCGTCCGCGAGTGGACGCAGGAGAAAGTGCTCCCGATTGCAGTGGACTACTGGAACCGCTCAGAATTTCCCCATGAGTTGCTCCCGTCGATTGGGGAGCTCAACATCATCAGCCTGGTGCGTGGCCAAGGTCGCTCCCGGCTGCTCGCTGGTCTAGTAGCAGCGGAGATTCATCGCGCCGACGGTTCGGTCGGCACATTTTTCTCGGGGCAAGATGGACTGTTCACGGGAAGCATTGAGCTCCTAGGCTCCGAGGAGCAGAAAGAACGCTGGCTCGACGACTTGTATGCCGTGCGCAAGACGGGTGTGCTGGCAATCACCGAGCCGGAGGCAGGCTCCGATGTCGCTCAAGGCATGCGAACCACTGCCAAGAAGGTTGATGGCGGGTGGATCCTGAACGGCGCAAAACGTTGGATTGGGAACGCTACCTTCTCCGACTACGTCGCGGTATATGCCCGCGACCCTGAGGATGAGCAGGTGAAGGGCTTCATCGTGGATACCTCGGCTGAAGGCTACAAGGCGACCTTGATGGAAAACCGCATTGCTATTCGTGCAGTGCAGAACGCCGACATCACCCTTGACAACGTGTTCGTGCCAGATAGCGACAAGCTGGAGGGGGCAAATTCCTTCAAGGACATCAACAAAGTGTTTAAGAGCGCACGCTCTACGGTGGGATGGCAGGCCGTCGGTACGCAAATGGGCGCGCTCGATGTCGCTCTTGGCTACGCGGACGAGCGTATGCAGTTTGGCAGGAAGATCTCTTCATTCCAGCTCAACCAGGACAAGCTTGCCACGATGCAGGGCAACTTGGTCGCGAGCGAGTCCATGATGGCCCAGCTGGCGCGCATGGAAGAGCGAGGGTCGGCAAACAACGAACAGTCCGCGCTAGCGAAAGCATTCACGTCCAAGCTGATGCGCGAGACTGTGGCGCTTGGCCGCGAAATTATGGGCGGCAACGGTCTTATCTCCGACTATCGCATGGCGAAGATCTTCAACGATGCCGAGGCTATCTACTCCTATGAGGGAACCTACGACATCAACCAGCTCATCGTTGGCCGCTCGATCACCGGTGAATCCGCATTTGTTTAG
- the hutH gene encoding histidine ammonia-lyase: protein MTSVQKVSVGIGPLSIEEVVAVARYGAEVVIDADAVEEIGRTRTRIEELAADPTPVYGVSTGFGALATRHIPEDRREQLQVSLVRSHAAGSGPEVEEEVVRAMMLLRLSTLCTGRTGVRPVVAETYAAALNAGITPVVREYGSLGCSGDLAPLAHCALALLGEGEVRVRGGEAIEASEALAAAGIEPLRLREKEGLALINGTDGMLGMLCLAITDLREAAKVSDIATAMAVEGLAGTLAVFDEDLQELRPHPGQADAAYNIRTVAAGSQILESAHEEFKSTRVQDAYSVRCSPQVAGGLRDTLEHVTTVAERELASAIDNPVVAKDGRVSSNGNFHGAPVAYALDFLAIVVADLASISERRSDRFLDPARNRGLNAFLASDPGVDSGHMIAQYTQAGIVSELKRNAAPASADSIPSSAMQEDHVSMGWAAGRKLRRSVDGLQRVLAIEMLTAARAIDMRTGAPASGTAAALGALRQRVDGPATDRFLAPEIASSVELVKGGDIVAAVEAAVGELR, encoded by the coding sequence ATGACTTCAGTGCAAAAAGTTTCAGTTGGAATCGGCCCCCTTTCTATTGAGGAGGTGGTCGCCGTAGCACGTTACGGTGCAGAGGTCGTTATTGATGCGGATGCAGTGGAGGAGATAGGCAGAACGCGGACCAGGATTGAGGAGCTCGCTGCTGACCCGACCCCGGTTTATGGTGTGTCCACTGGTTTTGGTGCCTTGGCGACGCGTCATATCCCCGAAGACCGACGCGAACAACTGCAAGTTTCCCTTGTTCGCTCTCATGCCGCTGGCTCTGGCCCCGAAGTTGAAGAAGAAGTCGTCCGCGCGATGATGCTGTTGCGTCTGTCTACTCTGTGTACAGGACGCACCGGGGTGCGACCGGTTGTTGCGGAAACCTATGCGGCTGCGCTCAATGCAGGGATTACGCCGGTCGTGCGTGAATACGGATCGCTCGGTTGCTCAGGCGACTTGGCACCTCTGGCACACTGTGCGCTTGCTCTACTGGGCGAGGGGGAAGTACGGGTCCGCGGAGGTGAGGCGATCGAGGCGAGCGAAGCACTCGCTGCTGCCGGGATCGAGCCGCTCCGCCTGCGGGAGAAGGAAGGCCTGGCACTCATTAACGGAACGGACGGGATGCTTGGCATGCTCTGTTTGGCGATCACGGATTTGCGCGAGGCTGCCAAAGTATCAGACATCGCCACCGCCATGGCGGTAGAAGGACTCGCCGGAACACTCGCTGTGTTTGATGAGGACCTCCAAGAGCTCCGTCCTCACCCGGGGCAAGCTGACGCTGCATACAACATTCGCACCGTTGCCGCAGGCTCGCAGATTCTCGAATCCGCGCACGAGGAGTTCAAATCCACGCGCGTGCAGGATGCGTACTCAGTCCGCTGTAGCCCGCAGGTGGCAGGCGGTTTGCGCGATACGCTTGAGCATGTCACCACTGTGGCCGAGCGTGAACTTGCTTCCGCGATTGACAATCCGGTGGTGGCGAAGGATGGTCGAGTATCGTCCAATGGAAATTTCCATGGGGCGCCGGTGGCCTATGCGCTTGATTTTTTGGCCATTGTGGTCGCGGACCTGGCGTCGATAAGCGAACGCCGCTCTGATCGCTTTCTTGACCCCGCCCGTAACCGGGGGCTCAACGCGTTTTTGGCGAGCGATCCGGGGGTGGATTCTGGGCATATGATTGCCCAGTACACGCAGGCTGGCATCGTCAGCGAGCTGAAGCGAAACGCGGCACCCGCGTCTGCTGATTCGATCCCATCGTCTGCAATGCAGGAGGACCATGTGTCCATGGGGTGGGCGGCTGGTCGAAAGCTGCGTCGCAGTGTGGATGGGCTGCAGCGGGTGCTTGCGATTGAGATGCTCACTGCTGCCCGCGCCATCGACATGCGTACCGGAGCGCCCGCCAGTGGAACGGCTGCCGCGCTAGGCGCGCTTCGTCAGCGCGTTGATGGCCCGGCGACTGATCGCTTCCTCGCCCCGGAGATTGCTTCTTCCGTTGAGCTGGTTAAAGGCGGAGACATTGTTGCTGCGGTGGAGGCCGCAGTGGGTGAACTGCGGTAG
- a CDS encoding CaiB/BaiF CoA transferase family protein gives MNAPLSGIRVLDLSRVLAGPFCSMILADLGAEVIKVESPWGDDSRQFGPFVEGKSAYYRLFNRSKLGITLDFKNEDDKEVLRDLVRRADVVVENFRPGVLEKLGLAPAELLKVNPRLVITSISGFGQTGSLAKEPAYDLVAQAMSGLMSITGWPNSKPTRVGVSLGDIIPGLYAALGTISALYQRESSGKGQHLDLAMYDSLISVMESVGMRALYDESPPTRIGNDHGLSAPFSTYATKDGDVVIAITTNRLFERLATALGMPELATDHRFAEPVARSENRVALRELIEEALSTKTRSETIALFEEYGVPTARVYELDEALRSPFAKERGVIAEETDGFRTLATPLKLDGMEAPNPAPTLGQHNDCIEGWLSEELRTGQVP, from the coding sequence ATGAACGCACCACTTTCTGGTATCCGTGTTCTTGATCTTTCTCGGGTGCTCGCAGGGCCATTCTGCTCGATGATCTTGGCTGATCTTGGTGCGGAAGTCATCAAGGTTGAGTCCCCGTGGGGTGATGATTCACGTCAATTCGGACCGTTTGTTGAGGGCAAGTCTGCGTACTACCGCCTATTTAATCGCTCCAAATTGGGTATTACGTTGGACTTCAAGAATGAAGACGATAAGGAAGTCCTCCGGGATCTCGTACGGCGCGCTGATGTCGTCGTCGAGAATTTTCGTCCCGGTGTGCTGGAAAAGCTCGGCCTCGCACCGGCGGAGTTGCTCAAAGTTAATCCGCGCCTCGTGATCACCAGTATTTCCGGCTTCGGGCAAACGGGTTCGCTTGCAAAGGAACCGGCGTATGACCTAGTTGCGCAGGCGATGAGTGGACTGATGTCTATCACCGGGTGGCCGAACAGCAAGCCCACGCGAGTAGGGGTCTCCCTCGGTGACATCATCCCGGGCCTCTACGCTGCCCTCGGCACAATTTCTGCGCTTTACCAGCGAGAGTCCTCTGGAAAGGGGCAGCATCTTGACCTCGCCATGTATGACTCGCTGATCTCCGTCATGGAATCTGTGGGCATGCGCGCGCTTTACGACGAGTCGCCGCCCACCCGCATCGGCAACGATCACGGCCTTTCTGCCCCCTTCTCGACCTACGCCACCAAAGACGGCGACGTAGTCATTGCGATTACGACGAATCGACTGTTTGAACGGCTCGCTACAGCTTTAGGGATGCCGGAGCTGGCCACTGACCACCGCTTTGCCGAACCAGTTGCTCGTTCCGAAAACAGGGTTGCGTTGCGCGAGCTGATTGAAGAAGCCCTGAGTACAAAAACCCGATCAGAAACCATCGCATTGTTCGAGGAGTATGGAGTACCTACCGCGCGGGTCTACGAACTGGATGAGGCATTGCGCAGCCCCTTCGCCAAGGAGCGCGGTGTGATCGCAGAAGAGACAGACGGGTTTCGCACCCTTGCTACGCCGCTCAAGCTGGACGGGATGGAAGCGCCGAATCCAGCACCGACGCTTGGACAGCACAATGACTGTATTGAGGGCTGGCTGAGCGAAGAGCTGCGCACTGGACAGGTCCCGTAA